One Papaver somniferum cultivar HN1 chromosome 10, ASM357369v1, whole genome shotgun sequence genomic window carries:
- the LOC113317689 gene encoding DNA repair protein RAD51 homolog 3-like, which produces MEVSSLPLSPTQRGKLISAGYTTRLSLSSVSPHQLAHDLNVSHEEAIEILKIALKNGKMGESNSTHSVGTGAQSAWDMLHEEDMMRRITTSCGDLDNILGGGISCKEVTEIGGVPGIGKTQLGIQLAVNVQIPVEYGGLVGKAVYIDTEGSFMVERVYQIAEACVANIMENHVPQRKDARVCQKTIQCNSFLENIFYFRICSYTEQIAAINYLDKFIEEHNDVKIVIIDSVTFHFRQDFDDWAQRTRVLSTMALKLMKLAKKFGLAVVLLNQVTNKVVEGSFQLSLALGDSWSHACTNRVILYWNGNQRYAYIDKSPSLRSASAPYSVTGKGIRDSTSHCKRTRMM; this is translated from the exons ATGGAAGTAAGCAGTCTTCCTCTTTCACCAACACAACGAGGGAAGCTGATTTCTGCTGGATACACTACTCGACTCTCACTCTCCTCGGTATCTCCTCATCAACTTGCTCATG ATTTGAATGTTTCCCATGAAGAAGCTATTGAGATTCTGAAGATTGCACTGAAAAATGGTAAAATGGGCGAATCAAATTCAACCCATTCTGTCGGTACTG GTGCCCAGAGTGCATGGGATATGCTGCATGAAGAGGATATGATGAGACGGATTACAACCTCTTGTGGAGATTTGGATAACATTCTAGGTGGAGGAATTAGTTGTAAAGAAGTGACTGAGATTG GTGGAGTGCCGGGCATTGGCAAAACACAACTAGG GATTCAGCTTGCTGTTAATGTTCAAATCCCAGTTGAATATGGTGGCCTCGTAGGAAAGGCAGTTTATATAG ATACAGAAGGCAGTTTCATGGTGGAACGTGTTTATCAAATTGCTGAAGCATGTGTTGCGAACATTATGGAAAATCATGTTCCTCAGCGGAAAGATGCTCGAGTCTGCCAAAAAACCATTCAGTGTAACAGTTTCCTGGAGAACATTTTCTACTTCCGGATATGCAGCTACACAGAGCAAATTGCCGCAATAAACTACTTAGACAAGTTCATCGAAGAACATAATGAT GTTAAAATTGTCATTATAGATAGTGTAACTTTTCACTTCCGCCAAGATTTTGATGACTGGGCCCAAAGGACACGAGTACTCAGTACAATGGCTTTAAAGTTGATGAAACTTGCGAAAAAGTTTGGTTTGGCG GTGGTACTATTAAACCAAGTGACAAATAAGGTTGTGGAAGGCTCATTTCAGTTATCACTTGCACTAg GTGATAGTTGGTCACATGCTTGCACAAATCGTGTAATTTTGTACTGGAACGGGAACCAGCGGTATGCATATATTGACAAGTCACCCTCATTACGGTCAGCGTCAGCTCCGTATTCTGTGACAGGTAAAGGGATACGCGATTCTACTTCACACTGTAAAAGAACTAGAATGATGTAG